GGCGGCAGACCCGCCGGCGGGCACCCACCCAGCCTTCACATGCGCGCTTGCGCCAGTAGTTGATGCGCGCGAGGCAGCTTGTGCCCTCGGTGCGCCAGTGGCGCGCGGTGTCGTGCGGCCCGCACTCCCAGGCGCACGCCTCGTCGAGAGGGCGGCGGTGCAGGGGCACACCGCTCGCGTAGCGCTCGCCGAAGCAGTTGGCGTTGCCGGGGTGCGTGTCGCAGCTGACCTGCGTCTCGGTCGGGAAGTAGCAGCTGCGGGTGCCGTCGTCCGCCACGTTGATGGAGACCAGGTACAGTGGCCCTCGCCGGGCGCCCGACCCCAGCAACCACCCTCCCGGCACGCGAAGCCCAGCCCGGGTCGGCGATCGGGGCGAAGCTCCATGTCGGGATACTGACCTGACGCCCTCGTCGCAGGCGTAGTACGCGCAGTTGTCGGGCAGACGCCGCGCGGCACACCTCGGTGCACGTGGGCCCGTTCACGTTGCCCCCTCGCGCATTTCACCCAGACCACGTCGGGTCTCCCCCACCACGCAGCGGAGCCCGGCGCGCACTCCCGCCGCTGTCCGTGCGGGTGCCGCCTGGCGTGCTCGCGCCGCGCCCTTCCGCCACCGGGTGAGCCGCTGCAGCTGCACCCGTGGAGCGAGCGGAGGGTCATCATCAGAAACCGCCGTGGATTGTCCAAGTCGCATTTTCCGTCCAGCCTCGCAACAGCTCGGGGTGAACGTGTAGGGCAGCCATCGCGCGACGGTATCCGACCCCGGTGCTGCACGGCGGCGACGAGTCTGGCATCTCATCGCCCATGACTCGTGAGCTTCGGTCGTGGGTGTGGTTGGCGTGATGAGCGTGATGGGCTGCGGGCGGCCGCGGAGGCGCCCGGGGCTGCGGCCGCCGAGGTGACGACCGGGGCCGCGGGGCGTCGGGTGCGGCAGAGCCTCCGCGGCCGCGGAGCCGGAGCCGGTGCTCCCGCGGCGACGGGAGCCGGGGAGCAGGCGTTCGGCGCGCCGTTGGCTGGTGAGCGTGAGCCGGTGGCGCTCCAGCGCGCTGATCGACGACCCCGCGGCCTACACCGGGGTGGTGCGCACCGAGGGGCGAGATCAGCGCGGTGTGTCAGAACATGGGCTGCTGGATGGAGCTGCGCGACGAGCAGGCGCGGGCGGTTCGCGTGTGCCGATGGCGGGGCACGCTTTCTTCCGCTGCTCGCGACGTGAGCGGGCGGCGGCGCTGGTGGAGGGCCGCTCAACGTGCGTCCGCTGGAGCGCGGCAGAGCGCGAGCACCCGCGGCCGAGGGCGCGACCGCCACGGACGTGGGCCTCGAGCTGAGCGCCACCAGCGTCGTGGCGCGGGCGGCCGTCGAGCCGAGCGCAACGCTGTAGGCCCAACGCCGAGTTAACGCACTTGACAAATCGCCGCCGCCGCGATCGTGCGGGTCCGTGACTGTCCTCCCGCCGCCACCGCACCGGCCCTTCGGTGCGCCTCGTCAACGGGGTGGGGCGGGTCGCGGGTCGGGCGCTCGGGCCGCGGCCCAGTCCGGCGGCCGAGGTCTCTCCGCGCGGAGGCTGTCGCGCGCACGGGTTTTCGACGACTTCGGCCCGCTGGACTTCGTCGAGGGGCTCGAGTGCTTGATCGACTCGCTCGAGCGCGAGGCCCAGCTGCATGTCATTGGCCGCATCTCGGCAAAGACGCAGATCGTGGACGCGCTCAGCGTGCGGCTCGAGCTCCTGGCGCATCGCAAGGCCCACCCGGAGGTCGACGGCGAGCGCATCGAGCGGCCGCTGTTCGTGCTCGGGCTGCCGCGCACCGGCACCACCATCCTCTACGAGCTGTCGCGCTCGACCCGTCGAGCCGTTCGCCGGTCATGGGGAACTCAGTCGCCTCGTGTCCGCCGCCCGAGCCGGAGACGTACGCGAACGACCCGCGCATCGCGCCCATCGAGCAGCACCTCGCGCGCTTCCGCCGGATGGTACCCACGCTGGACGCCATTCATCCCATGGGCGCCACGCTGCCGCAGGAGTGCCTCGTGACGATGGCGCCCAGCTTCCGGAGCTACCAGTTCCGCTCAGCTTCCACGTGCCCAGCTACGTGCAGTGGTGCACGCAGGCGGATCTCGCGCCGGCCTACCACTTTCATCGCTTCTTCCTGCAGCACCTCCAGTCGCGCTTTCGGCGTGAGCGCTGGGTGCCGAAGTCGCCGGCGCACCTGGGTCAGCTGGACGCGCTCCTCGCCATGTACCCCGACGCGCGTCATCCAGACGCACCGCGACCCGGTCGAGGTCATCCCCTCGGTCTCGAGCTTGCACCACGTGGTGCGGGGCTTTGGCAGCGACGGGCTGGACCCGCGCTGGGCGCGGCGCAAGGAGTACTGGGGCAGCGCGCTCACACGCACCATGGCGAGCCGCGACCAACGCCCGGACCTCGCCCAGCAGTTCACCGACGTGCACTTCGAGGAGCTGCTCGCGGACCCCATCGCCGGTGGAGCGGGTGTACGCGCACTTCCAGATGCCCTCGTGCCGTCCACCGTGGACGCATGCGCGCATATCTCGCGGCGCACCCCGCGGCGTGCATGGGCAGCATCAGTACTCGCTCGAGATGTTCCGGCTGAACGCGGCCGGGGTGGCCGAGAAGTTCGGCGCGTATCGCGCGCGCCATGGATACGACGTGGGGCCAAGCGCCCGCAGCGAGAACGAGCCAGCCATGAGCACAGAACCCGTGATGACCAGCGTGAGTGAGCGCGCCTTCCTGAGCCTGCTAGACCAGCTGCGCGAGGCCGCCTCGGTGGTGACGGGGGCCGAAGGGCGCCCAGTCCGAGCGCGAGCGGGCCGAGGGGTTTCGCTACCTCACGCGCGTGCTGCGCTCGTCGCTCGAGATGCACCTCCGAGAGCGACGACCCGCTGCGCCCTCAGCTGACGCGCATGCTGTCGCCCACCAAGAAGTTCCTGGGGGACAACCCCGACACCGACTACGACTACGTGGCGCTCGATCCGCGTGAGCAGTACGTGATCCGCGGGCGCAAGACCGACGTCACCTATCTGGGCTTCTGCGTCTACAGCCGCGCCGAGGAGGGGGGCATCGAAGTCGGCAGCAACCTGTCGGACGCGGAGCTCGAGCTGGGCGACGACGGAAGCTTCGAGATCCACCTGTCGGCCGAGCGCCCCGCGGGGGCCAAGCACTGGCTAGAGCTGCCAGAGCGGGCGTACGCCATGCTGGTGCGCCAGTACTTCTTCGATCGGCAGCGGGAGACGCGCGCGCCCTTCACCATCGAGCGCGTGCCCGCAGACATGCCCGCGCCAGGGCCCCTGACCGAGGCAGAGCTGGCGGAGAAGTTTGCGCGGGTGGGTCAGTACGTCATCGACACGGCCGATCTCTCGGCTTCGCTGTCGGTCTTTGCGCTGATGAACCCCGTCACCGACGCGCGCATGCGCAAAGGCGGCGAGGTGGTAGACGGAGAGGTCGACGCGGAGCGCGTGGCCCGCAACGAGGCGCTGCTCGAGAGCATCGACCCGAGCGTGATCCTGGGCCACATGCCCACGCCCGACATCGACTACACGGGCGCGTCCTTCGAGCTGGCCGACGACGAGGCGGTGATCGTGACGGGCACGGCGCGCGCGCGCGCTACTGGTCGGTGCAGGTCTTCAACCGCTGGCTCGAGTCCCCCGACTACCGCTTTCGGCGGGTGTCGCTCAACTCCGCCCAGGTCGCGCTCGACGCCGACCGAACGTTTCGCATCGTGATCGCCGCGCACGACCCGGGCGTGCCGAACTGGCTGGACACGGCAGGCCTCGCCGCAGGCCAGATCGCGCTGCGCGCCCTGCTGAGCGAAGACGAGCTCGAGGTGGAGTTTCACCGCGTGAAGCTCGCGGACGTGTCGTGACCGGCGCAGCCGCACGG
This sequence is a window from Sandaracinaceae bacterium. Protein-coding genes within it:
- a CDS encoding sulfotransferase, encoding MGNSVASCPPPEPETYANDPRIAPIEQHLARFRRMVPTLDAIHPMGATLPQECLVTMAPSFRSYQFRSASTCPATCSGARRRISRRPTTFIASSCSTSSRAFGVSAGCRSRRRTWVSWTRSSPCTPTRVIQTHRDPVEVIPSVSSLHHVVRGFGSDGLDPRWARRKEYWGSALTRTMASRDQRPDLAQQFTDVHFEELLADPIAGGAGVRALPDALVPSTVDACAHISRRTPRRAWAASVLARDVPAERGRGGREVRRVSRAPWIRRGAKRPQRERASHEHRTRDDQRE
- a CDS encoding DUF1214 domain-containing protein, with the protein product MLSPTKKFLGDNPDTDYDYVALDPREQYVIRGRKTDVTYLGFCVYSRAEEGGIEVGSNLSDAELELGDDGSFEIHLSAERPAGAKHWLELPERAYAMLVRQYFFDRQRETRAPFTIERVPADMPAPGPLTEAELAEKFARVGQYVIDTADLSASLSVFALMNPVTDARMRKGGEVVDGEVDAERVARNEALLESIDPSVILGHMPTPDIDYTGASFELADDEAVIVTGTARARATGRCRSSTAGSSPPTTAFGGCRSTPPRSRSTPTERFAS